One Eubacteriales bacterium mix99 genomic window carries:
- a CDS encoding ABC transporter substrate-binding protein: protein MKKILSILLCMMLMLGMAAGCSNGGEKSSGKGTGGTNGTKTEDKAKSGSGGRKTVEFWHSMAGKNGELVDEMVKNYNSQQDDVEIVATFQGNYWESASKAQSAASVGESPDLLMMGADHVSIFAKEDGVLADLKPYMDKAGLKKEDFVDAFIWDYYMDDGSVIAIPFGRSTPVMYVNNDMLAEKGLKAPTNWDELKSTAEAFAIPDKQYGVGIPGADTWYWFMIVAQAGGQFINDERTGLGCLEDGTMYEGFKYLQDLHNSGAMFFGPVTESGTVVQQMFLEQKFPLFINSIAGLAAVDEGADFNYSVEMVPEGKKRVVPTGGASLVILESSERKDEAWDFMQWLIEDPKGSAYFVSNVGYLPYTKQMVESEPVQALLKKNPNYQKGIDQLQFASDKGHRVPQIGSMLNDILETVDAIMYDNDDVQKQIDILAPKVEEALKED from the coding sequence ATGAAAAAGATTTTATCAATCCTGCTTTGCATGATGCTGATGCTGGGTATGGCGGCTGGATGCAGCAATGGGGGAGAAAAGTCTTCAGGGAAAGGCACCGGCGGAACCAACGGAACCAAAACGGAGGATAAGGCAAAATCCGGATCCGGCGGCAGGAAAACGGTGGAATTCTGGCACTCCATGGCAGGGAAAAATGGAGAGCTGGTGGATGAAATGGTGAAAAATTATAATTCTCAGCAGGATGATGTGGAAATCGTCGCAACTTTTCAGGGGAATTACTGGGAGTCGGCCTCCAAGGCGCAGTCCGCTGCCAGTGTTGGTGAAAGTCCCGATCTTTTGATGATGGGAGCAGATCATGTAAGCATTTTTGCCAAAGAAGATGGTGTGCTTGCTGATTTAAAGCCTTATATGGATAAGGCAGGACTGAAAAAGGAAGATTTTGTGGATGCGTTTATATGGGATTATTATATGGACGATGGCTCCGTGATTGCCATCCCATTTGGACGTTCCACTCCGGTCATGTATGTGAATAATGACATGCTGGCAGAAAAAGGCCTGAAAGCGCCTACAAACTGGGATGAGCTGAAAAGCACGGCAGAGGCATTCGCCATTCCGGATAAGCAGTATGGCGTGGGAATTCCGGGTGCGGATACCTGGTATTGGTTTATGATCGTGGCACAGGCCGGAGGCCAGTTTATAAATGATGAGAGAACAGGGCTTGGCTGCCTGGAAGACGGTACCATGTATGAAGGATTCAAATATCTGCAGGATCTTCACAATTCCGGTGCTATGTTTTTCGGGCCTGTTACGGAGTCCGGCACCGTTGTACAGCAGATGTTCCTTGAACAGAAGTTTCCGTTATTTATCAACAGTATTGCAGGTCTTGCGGCTGTGGATGAAGGCGCGGACTTTAATTACTCCGTCGAAATGGTACCGGAAGGCAAGAAACGGGTTGTTCCCACAGGCGGCGCATCCCTGGTTATTCTGGAATCTTCGGAACGGAAGGATGAGGCCTGGGATTTCATGCAGTGGCTGATTGAAGATCCAAAGGGCAGCGCCTATTTTGTAAGTAATGTTGGATATCTGCCTTATACAAAGCAGATGGTGGAATCGGAACCGGTACAGGCCCTGCTCAAAAAGAATCCCAACTATCAGAAGGGGATTGATCAGCTGCAGTTTGCGTCGGACAAAGGACACCGCGTACCGCAGATCGGCAGTATGCTCAATGATATTCTTGAAACAGTGGATGCAATTATGTATGATAATGACGATGTCCAGAAACAGATTGATATTCTGGCGCCCAAAGTGGAGGAAGCTTTGAAGGAAGACTAA
- a CDS encoding carbohydrate ABC transporter permease, whose translation MAKAKNIVPRTIGVIIKLFVILVFMFPFLWMASLSLQTQKETLVTTFLPKVPQFQNFVTAWSSGPFALYLRNSVVIVLTIMVVQMVIMVPAAYAFAKYDFKGKNILFTLVLVAFMTPTQITFLPVYYMMGDWNLLRSLWPQIIPFLSNAFGIFLLRQYFMQIPDELIEAAKLDNAGELKIVYKVMLPLCKPAISTILLFGFVDHWNDYFWPLMMTTVEDFRPLTMGIAALKDTEGIVNWNVVMAGNMLLVLPILLIYVFASRYIIKAFAYSGIK comes from the coding sequence ATGGCAAAAGCGAAAAACATTGTCCCCAGGACGATAGGCGTAATCATAAAGTTATTTGTAATCCTTGTTTTTATGTTTCCTTTTTTATGGATGGCATCTCTTTCCTTACAGACGCAAAAGGAAACACTTGTAACGACTTTTTTGCCGAAGGTGCCGCAGTTCCAGAACTTTGTAACTGCCTGGAGTTCAGGGCCTTTTGCCCTGTATCTTCGCAATTCGGTTGTCATTGTTCTGACCATTATGGTTGTTCAGATGGTCATTATGGTTCCTGCAGCGTATGCTTTTGCCAAATATGATTTCAAGGGCAAAAACATTTTGTTTACTCTGGTGCTGGTCGCCTTCATGACGCCAACGCAGATTACTTTTCTGCCCGTATACTATATGATGGGCGATTGGAACCTGCTCCGGTCCCTGTGGCCGCAGATAATTCCTTTTTTGTCCAACGCGTTTGGCATCTTTCTGCTGCGGCAGTACTTCATGCAGATACCGGATGAGCTGATTGAGGCGGCGAAGCTGGACAATGCGGGGGAGCTAAAAATTGTCTATAAGGTGATGCTCCCGCTCTGCAAGCCTGCTATTTCCACAATTTTGCTGTTCGGTTTCGTGGACCATTGGAATGATTACTTCTGGCCCCTGATGATGACGACAGTTGAGGACTTTCGTCCGCTTACCATGGGAATTGCTGCCCTGAAGGATACAGAAGGGATTGTAAACTGGAACGTTGTGATGGCAGGAAACATGTTGCTGGTTTTACCCATTCTGCTCATCTATGTTTTTGCGTCCCGCTATATTATCAAGGCCTTTGCCTACAGTGGGATCAAGTAG
- a CDS encoding sugar ABC transporter permease: protein MKKENKVLKVLKPYLLIAPAMIGIFLFSIYPIFKLVSMSFYNINQLNPSRTRFVGLDNYKKVFALESFHKALSNTAVYTLFSVIFILSLAVLMAVWLGRKSSKMNSITQTAIFTPHIISMISIALIWIWLMDPNYGLLNVILKALGLKPLKWLQSSDTSLMSITLVSIWKSVGYYTILLIAALQNIPAEIYEAADLDNAGKFTTLRKITFPMISPQIFFSLIVMTIGSFKVFETVRVMTNGGPNNSTNTLVFMIYEEVFQNARVGHGAAVGVVLVAIVAVLTAIYFYGLAKKVHYQ from the coding sequence TTGAAGAAGGAAAATAAAGTTCTCAAAGTCTTAAAGCCTTATCTTCTGATAGCGCCTGCGATGATCGGCATTTTTCTATTCAGCATTTATCCCATATTTAAACTTGTCTCTATGAGCTTTTACAACATCAATCAGCTGAATCCGTCCAGGACAAGGTTTGTGGGCCTGGATAACTATAAAAAAGTATTTGCGCTGGAATCGTTTCATAAAGCGCTGAGCAATACTGCTGTCTATACCCTTTTCTCTGTTATCTTTATTCTGTCTCTTGCAGTGTTGATGGCAGTGTGGCTGGGAAGAAAATCCAGCAAGATGAACAGCATTACACAAACTGCGATATTTACACCCCATATCATATCCATGATTTCCATTGCACTGATCTGGATATGGCTGATGGATCCAAACTATGGCCTGCTGAATGTAATCTTAAAGGCTCTGGGTCTGAAACCGCTTAAGTGGCTGCAAAGTTCGGACACGTCCCTTATGTCCATTACCCTCGTCTCGATATGGAAAAGCGTGGGGTATTATACGATATTGCTTATTGCAGCACTTCAGAACATACCGGCAGAAATCTACGAAGCAGCAGACTTGGATAATGCCGGAAAATTTACTACACTCAGGAAAATTACTTTTCCCATGATTTCGCCTCAGATTTTCTTCAGCCTGATAGTTATGACCATCGGCTCCTTCAAAGTGTTTGAAACCGTTCGGGTGATGACAAACGGTGGTCCGAACAATTCCACCAACACGCTGGTGTTCATGATTTATGAAGAAGTGTTTCAGAATGCGAGGGTAGGCCATGGTGCGGCTGTAGGTGTGGTATTGGTGGCTATTGTTGCTGTCCTGACTGCGATTTATTTTTACGGGCTGGCCAAAAAGGTACATTATCAGTAA